Proteins encoded within one genomic window of Gemmatimonadaceae bacterium:
- the rocF gene encoding arginase, whose amino-acid sequence MTSVRLIGVPMDLGASRRGVDMGPSAVRYTDLRDRIEKLGHTVDDAGNIAVPFREDAAKGAQRGARYLGAITEVCVDVAAHVREALQAGQVPVVLGGDHALAAGSVAGAAAHLATRDQRLGLVWIDAHGDLNTPATSRSGNVHGMPLAALLGNGDRAMAGIAGSSGAVKPGQVALVGLRDLDQSERAHIGKWNLAAFTMRALDERGVRAVMEEAIAIASRDTGGIWVSFDMDVIDPDEAPGVGTPVAGGMTYREAHLAMEMLADTGRIVGIDLVEVNPVLDEHNRTAEIACELILSALGKRIL is encoded by the coding sequence ATGACCTCCGTACGACTCATCGGCGTTCCCATGGATCTCGGCGCGTCGCGCCGCGGCGTGGACATGGGACCATCCGCCGTCCGCTACACCGACCTCCGGGACCGCATCGAGAAGCTCGGCCATACGGTCGATGATGCCGGAAACATTGCGGTACCGTTTCGCGAAGATGCCGCCAAGGGGGCCCAGCGGGGCGCGCGTTACCTGGGCGCGATCACCGAGGTGTGTGTCGACGTCGCCGCGCACGTACGCGAGGCCCTGCAGGCGGGCCAGGTGCCGGTGGTGCTTGGCGGCGATCACGCCCTGGCCGCGGGTTCGGTGGCCGGCGCGGCCGCGCATCTCGCCACGCGCGACCAGCGCCTGGGGCTCGTCTGGATCGATGCGCACGGGGACCTCAACACACCCGCAACATCACGCTCGGGCAACGTGCACGGGATGCCGCTCGCGGCGCTGCTCGGCAATGGCGACCGCGCGATGGCCGGCATCGCGGGGTCGTCCGGCGCCGTGAAGCCGGGGCAGGTCGCGCTCGTGGGCCTCCGCGATCTCGACCAGTCCGAGCGCGCCCACATCGGCAAATGGAACCTCGCGGCCTTCACCATGCGCGCCCTCGATGAGCGTGGTGTACGCGCCGTCATGGAGGAAGCCATCGCGATCGCCTCGCGCGACACCGGCGGCATCTGGGTCTCGTTCGACATGGACGTGATCGACCCCGACGAGGCGCCCGGCGTGGGTACGCCAGTGGCCGGCGGCATGACCTACCGCGAAGCGCACCTCGCGATGGAGATGCTCGCCGACACGGGACGCATCGTGGGGATCGATCTGGTCGAAGTGAATCCCGTGCTCGACGAACACAACCGCACCGCCGAGATCGCGTGCGAACTCATCCTGAGCGCGCTCGGCAAGCGCA